One Hordeum vulgare subsp. vulgare chromosome 4H, MorexV3_pseudomolecules_assembly, whole genome shotgun sequence DNA window includes the following coding sequences:
- the LOC123448937 gene encoding uncharacterized protein LOC123448937 isoform X2, with the protein MDDAREQIGTAISTTLKEIKPISISIKWNLPLTYILLLSFFSPEAPGGWRRPWGMGMVSGQLSAEPHYHLPYPAAGEADHGEREEDLVICQMCRWASHEQTIGGFAEEEHGEHPSSFTTKIEFTGSQKKSTTEGECFNSYNQRLQGEY; encoded by the exons ATGGATGATGCACGTGAACAGATTGGCACTGCCATCTCCACTACACTGAAGGAGATCAAGCCTATTTCCATCAGCATCAAGTGGAACCTTCCCTTGACATACATCCTTCTCCTTTCTTTTTTCTCTCCCGAG GCCCCTGGAGGTTGGAGGAGGCCTTGGGGAATGGGGATGGTGAGCGGCCAGCTTTCGGCAGAACCCCACTACCATCTCCCATATCCTGCCGCTGGCGAGGCGGACCATGGAGAGCGCGAGGAAGATTTGGTCATTTGCCAGATGTGCCGATGGGCGTCTCATGAACAAACA ATTGGAGGCTTTGCAGAAGAAGAGCACGGAGAACACCCCTCTTCCTTTACAACTAAAATTGAATTTACAG GTTCTCAGAAAAAATCAACAACTGAAGGAGAGTGTTTTAATTCCTATAATCAACGGCTACAAGGGGAGTATTGA
- the LOC123448937 gene encoding uncharacterized protein LOC123448937 isoform X1, with amino-acid sequence MDDAREQIGTAISTTLKEIKPISISIKWNLPLTYILLLSFFSPELAEQAPGGWRRPWGMGMVSGQLSAEPHYHLPYPAAGEADHGEREEDLVICQMCRWASHEQTIGGFAEEEHGEHPSSFTTKIEFTGSQKKSTTEGECFNSYNQRLQGEY; translated from the exons ATGGATGATGCACGTGAACAGATTGGCACTGCCATCTCCACTACACTGAAGGAGATCAAGCCTATTTCCATCAGCATCAAGTGGAACCTTCCCTTGACATACATCCTTCTCCTTTCTTTTTTCTCTCCCGAG CTGGCCGAGCAGGCCCCTGGAGGTTGGAGGAGGCCTTGGGGAATGGGGATGGTGAGCGGCCAGCTTTCGGCAGAACCCCACTACCATCTCCCATATCCTGCCGCTGGCGAGGCGGACCATGGAGAGCGCGAGGAAGATTTGGTCATTTGCCAGATGTGCCGATGGGCGTCTCATGAACAAACA ATTGGAGGCTTTGCAGAAGAAGAGCACGGAGAACACCCCTCTTCCTTTACAACTAAAATTGAATTTACAG GTTCTCAGAAAAAATCAACAACTGAAGGAGAGTGTTTTAATTCCTATAATCAACGGCTACAAGGGGAGTATTGA
- the LOC123448937 gene encoding uncharacterized protein LOC123448937 isoform X4 — translation MDDAREQIGTAISTTLKEIKPISISIKWNLPLTYILLLSFFSPELAEQAPGGWRRPWGMGMVSGQLSAEPHYHLPYPAAGEADHGEREEDLVICQMCRWASHEQTIGGFAEEEHGEHPSSFTTKIEFTATNFF, via the exons ATGGATGATGCACGTGAACAGATTGGCACTGCCATCTCCACTACACTGAAGGAGATCAAGCCTATTTCCATCAGCATCAAGTGGAACCTTCCCTTGACATACATCCTTCTCCTTTCTTTTTTCTCTCCCGAG CTGGCCGAGCAGGCCCCTGGAGGTTGGAGGAGGCCTTGGGGAATGGGGATGGTGAGCGGCCAGCTTTCGGCAGAACCCCACTACCATCTCCCATATCCTGCCGCTGGCGAGGCGGACCATGGAGAGCGCGAGGAAGATTTGGTCATTTGCCAGATGTGCCGATGGGCGTCTCATGAACAAACA ATTGGAGGCTTTGCAGAAGAAGAGCACGGAGAACACCCCTCTTCCTTTACAACTAAAATTGAATTTACAG CTACAAACTTCTTCTAG
- the LOC123448937 gene encoding uncharacterized protein LOC123448937 isoform X3 codes for MDDAREQIGTAISTTLKEIKPISISIKWNLPLTYILLLSFFSPELAEQAPGGWRRPWGMGMVSGQLSAEPHYHLPYPAAGEADHGEREEDLVICQMCRWASHEQTIGGFAEEEHGEHPSSFTTKIEFTVSGGCLKRVW; via the exons ATGGATGATGCACGTGAACAGATTGGCACTGCCATCTCCACTACACTGAAGGAGATCAAGCCTATTTCCATCAGCATCAAGTGGAACCTTCCCTTGACATACATCCTTCTCCTTTCTTTTTTCTCTCCCGAG CTGGCCGAGCAGGCCCCTGGAGGTTGGAGGAGGCCTTGGGGAATGGGGATGGTGAGCGGCCAGCTTTCGGCAGAACCCCACTACCATCTCCCATATCCTGCCGCTGGCGAGGCGGACCATGGAGAGCGCGAGGAAGATTTGGTCATTTGCCAGATGTGCCGATGGGCGTCTCATGAACAAACA ATTGGAGGCTTTGCAGAAGAAGAGCACGGAGAACACCCCTCTTCCTTTACAACTAAAATTGAATTTACAG TAAGTGGAGGATGCCTCAAAAGAGTGTGGTGA